One segment of Geoalkalibacter ferrihydriticus DSM 17813 DNA contains the following:
- a CDS encoding Na(+)-translocating NADH-quinone reductase subunit C, giving the protein MAKDSVGRTFLVAFLVCFVCSLMVSATAAGLRAKQERDALGIMYKNVLGALDLPARGEDVFEVWNARVEARLVDLESGEYSDAFDAETFDQERAARDPQLRYTIPSDKDLAGLRTRSRLAPVFLVREEGEVRYLVLPVRGQGLWATIYGYLALESDLTTVAGLTIYDHGETPGLGGEIERPRWLNNWPGTQAFDEDGNPLLEVVRGRVDPASPQAQFQVDGVSGATATMRSMTNLVRYWLGEDGFGPYLERLRAEGFNG; this is encoded by the coding sequence ATGGCCAAGGATAGTGTCGGGCGCACCTTTCTCGTCGCCTTTCTGGTCTGCTTTGTCTGTTCGTTGATGGTGTCGGCAACGGCTGCGGGACTGCGCGCCAAGCAAGAGCGCGACGCCCTGGGGATTATGTACAAAAATGTTCTCGGCGCCCTTGATTTGCCTGCGCGCGGAGAGGATGTTTTCGAAGTCTGGAATGCGCGGGTCGAAGCCCGTCTGGTGGATCTGGAAAGCGGCGAATACAGCGACGCCTTCGATGCCGAGACCTTTGATCAGGAGCGCGCCGCGCGCGATCCGCAACTGCGCTACACCATCCCCTCGGATAAGGATCTGGCCGGTCTGCGCACCCGCTCGCGTCTGGCGCCCGTCTTTCTGGTGCGCGAAGAGGGTGAAGTGCGTTACTTGGTCTTGCCGGTGCGTGGCCAAGGCCTTTGGGCAACGATTTATGGCTACCTTGCCCTGGAATCGGATCTGACCACCGTCGCCGGATTGACCATTTACGACCACGGCGAAACCCCCGGGTTGGGCGGTGAAATTGAGCGCCCGCGCTGGTTAAACAACTGGCCGGGCACTCAGGCCTTTGATGAAGATGGAAATCCTCTCCTCGAAGTGGTGCGCGGTCGTGTCGATCCCGCTAGTCCCCAGGCGCAATTTCAGGTCGATGGTGTTTCCGGGGCGACGGCAACCATGCGGAGCATGACCAACCTGGTGCGTTACTGGCTGGGCGAGGACGGTTTCGGCCCCTATCTGGAGCGGTTGCGCGCGGAGGGCTTTAATGGCTGA
- a CDS encoding NADH:ubiquinone reductase (Na(+)-transporting) subunit D, whose product MADIRKTLFGPVFDNNPIALQILGICSALAITTRLETALVMSAAVIFVVAFSNAAVSMIRQHIPDSIRLIVQMTIIASLVIMADQIIQTFLPAISRQLSVFVGLIITNCIVLGRAEAFASKNTMGLSFLDGLGNGLGYSLILLLVATARELLGSGSLFNFQVLTLSQDGGWYVSNGLMLLPPSAFFIIGLLIWLLRTWKTEQVEE is encoded by the coding sequence ATGGCTGATATACGCAAAACCCTGTTCGGGCCCGTATTCGACAACAATCCCATCGCCCTGCAGATTCTCGGTATCTGCTCGGCGCTGGCCATTACTACCCGGTTGGAGACGGCCCTGGTCATGTCGGCGGCGGTGATTTTCGTGGTCGCCTTCTCTAATGCCGCGGTCAGCATGATCCGCCAGCATATCCCCGACAGTATCCGGCTCATCGTGCAGATGACCATCATCGCCTCTCTGGTCATCATGGCCGACCAGATCATTCAGACCTTTCTGCCAGCCATCAGTCGCCAGTTGTCGGTGTTTGTCGGCCTGATCATCACCAACTGCATCGTGCTCGGCCGCGCCGAAGCCTTCGCCAGCAAAAATACCATGGGGCTGAGTTTTCTCGACGGTCTCGGCAATGGCCTGGGTTACAGTCTGATTCTGTTGCTGGTGGCGACGGCGCGCGAGCTTTTGGGTTCGGGCAGCCTGTTCAATTTTCAGGTGCTGACTCTCTCCCAGGACGGCGGCTGGTATGTCAGCAACGGTCTGATGCTGCTGCCGCCCAGTGCCTTTTTCATCATCGGGCTGCTGATCTGGTTGTTGCGCACCTGGAAGACAGAGCAGGTGGAGGAATGA